One Rhodothermales bacterium genomic window carries:
- a CDS encoding HDIG domain-containing protein, with protein sequence MSWIKHVFRLRPKIRPVGERLERGFSEDPRVQQRNLIVKGSIFITLVVLTYLAFPHADFYHYTVAEGDFWRHETLEAPFDFAIYKDPEIIESERKNVRFTTPPYFEETEDAAARMAAKRDTVVSQLERIFGTYAAYRFNQRAGLMEAALADSLRYLELRRNARVKLTPQQWQLLTRSYVERDPALSETRARGPRLDELLMRKVWSVGTQLISIGILDVPMDSIYTDEIYIRNEAESVVRTKRKDNLFGLNEAFQLARDELIKAYPNNPEYVSLGEGLFMSMFQHSLTYLRAETLREWQRKEQRISPTRGMVNAGSVIVENGEKVTQEIKRRLTSLERAQRERMGRKLPWKLAAGQFFLALATYLIFFLYLYFLRRQIFDDNRKVLLIALLFVGIIGSYAIAIRYPLFGMYAVPVAVAPVMLTVMFDSRVALFGLLTLALVGGHLMGYDFEFTFATIFAGNLGVFSVRDIKIRGQIFLSAGMVFLGYGLVLGATWLIYDTPASIFGEDLIRVGINSLMLIVSLPLLWVFERAFDITTDLTLLELSDTNRPLLKELSLRAPGTFNHSLQVANLAEAAADAIGANALLARVGALYHDIGKMPKAEYFVENQRSNENPHDQLKPRMSALIIASHVKEGVEIGKQYNLPNRVLDFIPMHHGTTLIEYFYRKAEEHSHQDVVQEAEFRYPGPRPQSRETGILMLADSVEAASRSLSEPTHKRLETLIDAIFRARVNDGQLDETELTFHDLNIIKDTFLAMLVGMHHGRVKYPDQVEEEEREKAAVPPALEEIISEKQIE encoded by the coding sequence ATGAGTTGGATCAAACACGTTTTTAGACTGCGACCCAAGATTCGTCCGGTCGGCGAGCGACTCGAACGCGGATTCAGCGAGGATCCGCGCGTGCAGCAGCGCAATCTGATCGTCAAGGGAAGCATCTTCATCACGCTGGTCGTCCTGACCTATCTGGCCTTCCCGCACGCCGATTTTTATCACTACACCGTGGCGGAAGGGGACTTCTGGCGGCACGAGACCCTCGAGGCGCCCTTCGATTTTGCGATCTATAAGGATCCGGAGATCATCGAGAGCGAGCGGAAAAATGTCCGGTTTACGACGCCGCCGTATTTCGAGGAGACGGAGGATGCCGCGGCCCGGATGGCCGCGAAGCGCGATACGGTGGTGAGCCAGCTCGAGCGGATCTTCGGGACCTACGCGGCCTACCGGTTCAACCAGCGCGCCGGCCTGATGGAAGCGGCGCTCGCCGATTCCTTGCGCTACCTCGAACTGCGGCGAAACGCCCGCGTCAAGCTGACCCCGCAGCAATGGCAACTGCTTACCCGTTCGTACGTCGAGCGGGATCCCGCCCTGTCCGAAACCCGCGCCCGGGGGCCCCGCCTGGATGAATTGCTGATGCGCAAGGTGTGGAGCGTCGGCACGCAGCTGATCTCGATCGGCATCCTCGACGTGCCGATGGATAGCATCTACACGGATGAGATCTATATCCGGAACGAAGCCGAGTCGGTGGTCCGCACGAAGCGCAAGGACAACCTTTTCGGTCTGAACGAGGCCTTTCAGCTGGCGCGTGACGAGCTCATCAAGGCGTATCCGAACAACCCCGAATATGTCAGCCTCGGCGAAGGGTTGTTCATGTCGATGTTCCAGCATTCCCTCACGTACTTGCGGGCCGAGACGTTGCGGGAGTGGCAGCGGAAGGAGCAGCGCATTTCCCCGACCCGCGGCATGGTCAACGCCGGCAGCGTCATCGTCGAAAACGGCGAAAAAGTGACGCAGGAGATCAAGCGGCGGCTCACGTCGCTGGAGCGTGCCCAGCGCGAACGGATGGGGCGCAAACTGCCCTGGAAACTCGCGGCCGGCCAGTTTTTTCTCGCCCTCGCGACCTACCTCATCTTTTTCCTCTACCTGTATTTCCTGCGCCGGCAAATCTTCGACGACAACCGCAAGGTGCTGCTCATCGCCTTGCTGTTTGTCGGCATCATCGGCTCGTATGCGATCGCCATCCGCTATCCGCTGTTCGGGATGTATGCCGTCCCCGTGGCGGTGGCGCCGGTCATGCTCACCGTGATGTTCGACTCCCGGGTGGCGCTGTTCGGGCTGCTTACGCTCGCGCTCGTCGGCGGGCACCTGATGGGGTACGACTTCGAGTTCACCTTCGCCACCATCTTCGCCGGCAACCTGGGCGTCTTCAGTGTACGCGACATCAAGATTCGGGGGCAGATCTTCCTGAGCGCGGGGATGGTCTTCCTCGGCTACGGGCTCGTCCTGGGCGCTACGTGGCTGATATACGACACGCCGGCGAGCATCTTCGGCGAAGACCTGATCCGCGTCGGCATCAATTCGCTCATGCTGATCGTGTCGCTCCCGCTGCTCTGGGTGTTCGAGCGCGCGTTCGACATCACGACCGACCTGACGCTGCTCGAACTGTCGGACACGAACCGTCCGTTGCTCAAGGAGCTGAGCCTTCGGGCGCCCGGGACCTTTAACCACAGCCTGCAGGTCGCCAATCTGGCCGAAGCCGCCGCGGACGCGATCGGTGCCAACGCGCTGCTCGCCCGCGTGGGCGCGCTCTATCACGATATCGGCAAGATGCCGAAAGCGGAATATTTTGTCGAGAACCAGCGCTCGAACGAGAATCCGCACGACCAGCTCAAGCCGCGGATGAGCGCGCTCATCATCGCGAGCCACGTCAAGGAGGGCGTAGAGATCGGCAAACAGTACAACCTGCCGAATCGCGTGCTGGATTTTATCCCGATGCATCACGGGACGACCCTCATCGAGTATTTCTACCGGAAAGCGGAGGAGCACAGCCATCAGGACGTCGTGCAGGAGGCCGAATTCAGGTACCCGGGGCCGCGGCCTCAGTCGCGCGAGACCGGCATTTTGATGCTGGCGGATTCCGTGGAGGCCGCCTCGCGGAGTCTGTCCGAGCCGACGCACAAGCGCCTGGAGACGCTGATCGACGCCATCTTCCGCGCGCGGGTCAACGACGGGCAGCTGGACGAGACCGAGCTGACGTT